Proteins encoded by one window of Thermobaculum terrenum ATCC BAA-798:
- the odhB gene encoding 2-oxoglutarate dehydrogenase complex dihydrolipoyllysine-residue succinyltransferase — MAVEIRVPDLGESVVDVTVLKWHKQPGDSVEEGDVVVELETDKANVEVPAPSSGFLESISIQEGESASVGDLLGTITETPSQAREPSQPEAPQEREAVSPQAAHHTEVQPKATPSVRRLAEELGIDISKIEGSGAGGRITREDVLAMRQAPSGAQQAESSKTVEAQPIKETTPAPSEAPARELSELERRERMSTRRRVIARRLVEAQHTAAMLTTFNECDMSNVIEIRRRLGPRFQEKYGVKLGFMSFFTKAVVAALKEFPYLNAEIDGEDIILKYHYDIGIAVGAKEGLVVPVIRNADRKSFAEIEKEIDELATKVRNNTISLEEVRGGTFTITNGGIYGSLLSTPILNPPQVGILGMHAIKERPVVVEGQVVVRPMMYLALTYDHRIVDGSDAVRFLVRIKELIEDPTSLMLES; from the coding sequence ATGGCAGTTGAGATCAGAGTGCCTGATCTTGGAGAATCCGTAGTCGATGTTACAGTTCTAAAGTGGCATAAACAACCAGGAGACAGCGTAGAAGAAGGGGATGTAGTCGTTGAGCTTGAAACAGACAAGGCCAACGTAGAGGTTCCAGCTCCTTCGAGCGGATTCCTGGAGAGTATCTCTATACAGGAAGGAGAATCTGCCTCCGTAGGTGATCTGCTTGGAACAATCACGGAAACCCCTTCACAGGCCAGGGAACCATCACAACCTGAGGCTCCTCAAGAGAGGGAAGCAGTCAGCCCTCAGGCTGCGCATCATACAGAGGTACAACCCAAGGCAACACCTTCTGTACGCAGACTGGCCGAAGAGTTAGGTATAGACATCTCAAAGATAGAGGGATCTGGAGCGGGCGGCAGAATCACACGGGAAGATGTGCTAGCTATGAGGCAAGCTCCGTCCGGAGCGCAACAGGCGGAATCAAGTAAAACTGTAGAAGCTCAGCCCATTAAGGAAACCACCCCTGCCCCCTCAGAAGCCCCTGCAAGGGAGCTATCAGAGCTGGAGAGACGAGAGCGCATGTCTACTCGTCGTAGAGTTATAGCCCGTCGATTGGTAGAAGCTCAGCATACAGCCGCTATGCTTACTACCTTCAACGAATGTGATATGAGCAACGTTATCGAGATACGCCGAAGGCTGGGTCCCAGGTTTCAGGAAAAGTATGGCGTCAAGCTCGGCTTCATGTCGTTCTTCACGAAAGCAGTAGTTGCCGCTCTCAAGGAGTTCCCTTATCTCAACGCTGAGATAGATGGCGAAGACATAATTCTGAAATACCACTACGATATAGGCATAGCCGTTGGCGCCAAAGAAGGATTAGTGGTGCCTGTGATTAGAAACGCAGACCGCAAGAGCTTCGCAGAGATAGAAAAGGAGATAGATGAGCTTGCTACCAAGGTAAGAAATAACACTATATCTTTGGAAGAGGTACGTGGAGGAACCTTCACTATAACCAACGGAGGTATTTATGGTTCCCTGCTATCAACCCCCATACTAAATCCTCCACAAGTAGGTATCCTCGGAATGCACGCAATCAAGGAAAGGCCGGTTGTGGTGGAAGGACAAGTAGTGGTTCGGCCTATGATGTACCTAGCTCTTACTTATGATCACAGGATAGTAGATGGAAGTGATGCGGTGCGCTTCCTCGTGCGTATCAAGGAGCTAATAGAAGACCCTACTTCTCTCATGCTCGAGAGCTAG
- a CDS encoding 2-oxoglutarate dehydrogenase E1 component → MWGKNDKLYGLNAGLVAELYLRYLADPSSVDPSTRAYFDRVGNPFPEELEELVTQAELPTEIDVLKIVGAARLARLTREYGHMAAQLDPLGTPPPGDPELELDTHGLTEADLEKLPASVVGGPLAQTSRNALEAYRKLRDIYCGSIGYDFDQVQDSKERDWLRDMVESRRFAIGDDPEFDRKLLERLSEVETFERFLHRYFPGQKWFSIEGLDMLIPMLDEIISRAAESGVREVVIGIAHRGRLNVMAHILEQPYEKIIAEFKHGLEHTKGTSNTDVGVDSWTGDVKYHLGATLNLKTNLGCTIPITLVPNPSHLEHVNPVVEGRARAAQEDRSLPGPPRQDERASLAILIHGDAAFPGQGIVAETLNLSRLPGYRTGGTIHIIANNQLGFTTEPSEGRSTTYAGDLAKGFEIPTVHVNADDPHACILTARLAETYRETFRKDFMIDLIGYRRYGHNESDEPSFTQPLMYEKIRKHPTVREIFAQKLIQRGIVSTEEVQAFVSKVEGKLRRAMQAEVEDGRSPESEMELLEPEKDHFLQETKVSRELIAEINESLLSLPEGFEVHPKLWRTLARRRDALERGEIDWGHAETLAFATILMNGTPIRISGQDTERGTFSQRHMVLHDVKTGQRYIPLQAIPQARASFAIYNSPLSENAVLGFEYGYSTHAPETLVLWEAQYGDFVNGAQVMIDQFIVSGQAKWRQKSGLVLLLPHGYEGQGPEHSSARIERFLQLAANDNIRIVYPSNAAQYFHLLRRQAASLKSSPKPLVVFTPKSLLRHPLAMASVEDLVDGRFQKVIDDPRSDDIAPRVNRIILCSGKIYVDLVSSKEYREANHVAIARVEELYPFPAREILQVVSRYSAAKEVVWVQEEPRNMGAWNYIALRLRKILDPDINLGYIGRPDRASPAEGSVTLHNVQQSRIIKAAFGEAPDISISGIRETVRHGS, encoded by the coding sequence ATGTGGGGGAAGAACGATAAACTGTATGGTTTGAATGCTGGGTTAGTAGCCGAGCTATATCTCAGATACTTAGCCGACCCATCATCTGTAGATCCTTCGACTAGAGCGTACTTCGACAGGGTAGGTAATCCATTCCCAGAAGAGCTTGAGGAGTTAGTAACCCAAGCAGAGCTGCCCACTGAGATAGACGTACTCAAGATAGTAGGCGCAGCCAGGTTAGCCAGGCTAACCAGAGAGTACGGACACATGGCTGCACAATTAGACCCATTGGGCACTCCACCCCCGGGAGACCCTGAGCTCGAACTTGATACCCATGGTTTGACCGAGGCTGATCTTGAGAAACTACCTGCATCGGTAGTTGGGGGACCACTTGCCCAAACGAGCAGGAATGCCCTCGAGGCTTATCGAAAGCTCAGGGATATATATTGTGGATCCATAGGCTATGACTTCGACCAGGTACAAGACTCAAAAGAGCGTGACTGGCTGCGTGATATGGTTGAAAGCCGCAGGTTTGCGATTGGTGACGACCCGGAGTTCGATCGCAAGCTCTTGGAGAGATTATCAGAGGTAGAAACCTTCGAAAGGTTCCTCCATAGGTATTTCCCAGGGCAGAAATGGTTCTCCATAGAGGGACTGGATATGCTCATACCGATGTTGGATGAGATTATATCCAGAGCCGCGGAATCAGGCGTGAGAGAGGTCGTCATCGGAATAGCCCACAGGGGAAGGCTAAACGTCATGGCTCACATCCTGGAGCAACCCTATGAAAAGATCATCGCCGAGTTCAAGCACGGGCTTGAGCACACGAAGGGAACTTCTAATACGGATGTAGGTGTCGATAGCTGGACAGGTGATGTGAAATATCATCTGGGTGCTACCCTTAATTTGAAGACCAACCTGGGTTGCACTATCCCTATAACGCTGGTTCCAAATCCTAGCCACCTGGAGCATGTAAATCCGGTGGTCGAGGGTAGGGCACGAGCTGCCCAGGAAGATAGGAGCCTTCCTGGACCACCTCGTCAGGATGAGCGCGCATCGCTAGCTATACTCATTCACGGAGATGCAGCATTTCCTGGACAAGGAATAGTTGCAGAAACTCTCAACTTATCGCGTCTTCCAGGCTATCGGACCGGAGGCACAATCCATATCATAGCCAATAATCAGCTAGGTTTTACCACAGAGCCTTCGGAAGGTAGATCCACAACTTACGCTGGAGACCTTGCCAAGGGTTTTGAGATCCCTACCGTACACGTCAATGCAGATGATCCTCATGCTTGCATCTTAACCGCCAGACTCGCAGAAACATATAGGGAAACCTTCCGTAAAGATTTTATGATAGACCTAATCGGTTATAGACGTTACGGACACAACGAGAGCGATGAGCCTAGCTTTACTCAACCCCTGATGTACGAGAAGATAAGGAAACACCCTACAGTCAGGGAGATATTCGCTCAAAAGCTAATACAGAGGGGAATAGTATCTACTGAAGAAGTACAAGCCTTCGTCAGCAAAGTTGAGGGGAAGCTTCGCAGGGCTATGCAGGCAGAGGTCGAGGATGGTAGGAGTCCTGAGTCGGAGATGGAGCTCCTAGAACCGGAGAAGGATCACTTCTTGCAGGAGACAAAAGTATCTAGAGAGTTAATCGCCGAGATAAATGAATCCCTGCTAAGCTTACCCGAAGGTTTTGAAGTACATCCCAAGCTCTGGCGCACCCTTGCAAGAAGAAGAGATGCTCTTGAGAGAGGTGAGATAGATTGGGGGCACGCAGAGACCTTAGCATTCGCAACGATACTTATGAACGGTACTCCCATTCGTATCAGCGGGCAAGATACAGAGAGGGGCACATTTAGCCAACGACATATGGTTTTGCATGATGTGAAAACTGGGCAAAGATATATCCCGCTGCAAGCAATACCTCAAGCCAGGGCATCTTTTGCTATTTACAATAGCCCACTATCCGAGAACGCTGTACTAGGTTTTGAGTACGGATACTCGACCCACGCACCCGAAACTTTGGTTCTCTGGGAAGCCCAATACGGGGACTTTGTGAACGGCGCCCAGGTGATGATCGATCAGTTTATTGTGTCCGGGCAAGCCAAATGGAGGCAGAAGTCCGGGCTAGTGTTGCTATTGCCGCATGGTTATGAAGGGCAAGGCCCTGAGCACTCCAGTGCTAGGATCGAGAGGTTCCTACAGCTCGCAGCTAACGACAACATCAGGATCGTATACCCAAGTAACGCAGCCCAGTATTTTCACTTACTCAGGCGCCAGGCGGCCAGTCTCAAGTCGTCCCCAAAGCCTCTTGTGGTATTTACACCCAAGAGTCTGCTTAGGCATCCACTTGCCATGGCATCCGTTGAGGATCTTGTAGATGGCAGATTCCAAAAAGTTATAGATGACCCACGTTCAGATGATATAGCCCCTAGGGTTAATCGCATAATCCTCTGTAGTGGCAAGATCTATGTCGATCTAGTATCGAGCAAAGAATACAGAGAGGCTAATCACGTAGCTATAGCAAGGGTTGAGGAGCTGTATCCTTTCCCGGCAAGGGAGATCTTGCAGGTAGTATCTAGATACTCAGCAGCCAAGGAAGTAGTATGGGTCCAAGAGGAACCACGCAACATGGGTGCCTGGAACTACATAGCCTTAAGGCTTAGAAAGATACTCGATCCCGACATCAACTTGGGTTACATAGGTAGGCCTGACAGGGCTAGCCCTGCAGAGGGATCTGTAACTTTGCACAACGTACAGCAAAGCAGAATTATTAAGGCGGCTTTCGGAGAAGCTCCAGATATATCTATTAGTGGAATAAGGGAGACCGTAAGACATGGCAGTTGA
- a CDS encoding 2-oxoacid:acceptor oxidoreductase subunit alpha — protein MSLAEDIKAIPVGKTPEVINDFSIVAATVNGSGSQTSNLTLIRALFRMGIPVNGKNLFPSNISGLPTWYTIRVNKDGYIARKERAEILVAFNPQTAAEDIQALPPGGVCIYPAESKLPLVRDDIVYYSVPVKPFVEATGADPKLREKFASMVYVGALAELLGIDRQEIRAALSQQFRGKEKVVDQNFQVIVSAADWVKENITKKDPYRVERMEATRGKILIDGNSAAALGAIFGGVTVAAWYPITPSTSLIEALQSYLPKLRTDKDGNHTYAVVQAEDEMAALGIVLGAGWAGARAMTSTSGPGISLMTEFAGLGFFAEIPGVIWDIQRIGPSTGLPTRVSQGDVLKVYFLGHGDTRHVCLIPGTVAECFEFGYKAFDLAERLQTPVFVLSDLDLGMNLWMSDPFEYPSEPMDRGKVLSAEDLQRIGEFARYRDVDGDGIPYRTLPGTDHPLAAYFTRGSGHNEYAQYSERPDDWRRNMERLRRKHETARKLVPKPVIESWADSSVGIVSFGSVHHPVMEAIDLLAEKGLSTDYLRIRALPLEETLREFIRKHDRTYVIELNHDGQMVNLIRMEFPEVADKVISIAYCDGLPMTANYIANALLEKEC, from the coding sequence ATGAGCCTGGCTGAAGACATAAAAGCTATACCTGTGGGTAAAACGCCTGAGGTGATCAACGACTTTTCCATAGTGGCAGCGACGGTCAACGGCTCCGGAAGTCAGACATCTAACCTGACGCTGATCAGAGCCCTGTTTCGGATGGGGATTCCGGTCAATGGTAAGAATCTTTTTCCTTCAAATATATCGGGGTTGCCTACCTGGTACACCATTAGGGTCAATAAGGATGGTTACATAGCCAGGAAGGAACGAGCAGAGATACTCGTAGCATTTAACCCGCAGACCGCTGCTGAGGACATACAGGCTCTGCCACCAGGAGGGGTCTGCATATACCCTGCAGAGTCCAAGCTGCCTTTGGTTCGGGATGACATAGTATATTATTCTGTCCCAGTAAAGCCTTTTGTGGAAGCTACTGGGGCTGATCCGAAGCTGAGAGAGAAATTTGCAAGCATGGTGTACGTAGGAGCTTTAGCAGAGCTCCTGGGTATTGATAGGCAAGAGATTAGAGCGGCTCTCTCTCAGCAATTTCGCGGCAAGGAGAAAGTTGTTGATCAGAACTTCCAGGTGATAGTCTCCGCTGCTGATTGGGTCAAAGAGAACATAACCAAGAAAGACCCATACAGAGTGGAAAGGATGGAAGCTACAAGGGGTAAGATACTTATAGATGGGAACAGCGCTGCTGCTCTAGGAGCTATATTTGGGGGAGTAACTGTCGCAGCCTGGTATCCTATAACTCCTTCTACTAGCTTGATAGAAGCACTACAGTCTTATCTCCCTAAGTTACGCACGGACAAAGATGGTAACCATACATATGCCGTCGTACAGGCCGAAGATGAGATGGCGGCTTTAGGGATAGTTTTAGGAGCTGGCTGGGCCGGTGCCAGGGCTATGACTTCTACCTCCGGACCCGGAATCTCGCTGATGACGGAGTTTGCGGGATTAGGCTTCTTTGCTGAGATACCTGGGGTTATCTGGGATATACAGAGAATAGGTCCCAGTACCGGTCTGCCAACGCGAGTTTCGCAGGGAGATGTGCTGAAGGTCTACTTCCTTGGACATGGAGATACGAGACATGTCTGCCTGATCCCTGGAACTGTAGCCGAGTGCTTTGAGTTTGGCTACAAAGCTTTTGATCTGGCCGAACGCTTGCAGACGCCAGTGTTTGTGCTCAGCGATCTCGACCTTGGTATGAACCTTTGGATGAGTGATCCTTTTGAATATCCATCTGAACCTATGGATAGAGGCAAGGTGCTCTCTGCAGAGGACCTGCAACGCATAGGAGAATTCGCGCGTTACAGAGACGTAGATGGAGACGGAATTCCCTATAGAACTTTGCCAGGGACTGATCATCCACTTGCTGCCTACTTTACTAGAGGTTCTGGTCATAATGAGTACGCTCAGTATAGCGAGAGACCGGATGACTGGCGAAGGAACATGGAGAGGTTAAGGCGTAAGCATGAGACGGCTCGCAAGTTAGTCCCTAAGCCAGTAATAGAGTCATGGGCTGATTCGAGTGTAGGTATAGTCAGCTTTGGATCAGTACACCATCCTGTGATGGAGGCTATTGATCTGCTTGCAGAGAAAGGATTGAGTACTGACTACCTACGCATAAGGGCTTTGCCACTAGAGGAAACCCTTCGCGAATTCATAAGGAAACATGATAGAACATATGTTATCGAGCTTAACCATGATGGGCAGATGGTTAACCTCATACGTATGGAATTCCCAGAAGTAGCAGATAAGGTAATCTCCATAGCTTACTGCGATGGCCTGCCTATGACCGCTAACTATATAGCGAATGCCCTATTGGAAAAGGAGTGCTAG
- a CDS encoding 2-oxoacid:ferredoxin oxidoreductase subunit beta, whose translation METITKPGSSPGRKVNRIGLERTDYRGGVSTLCAGCGHDSISSQIMTAAFELSLKPEQIIKLSGIGCSSKSPAYFLGRSHGFNAIHGRMPAVATGATLANRKLLAIGVSGDGDTGSIGIGHFKHMVRRNIPLVYIIENNGVYGLTKGQFSATADIGQKLKHAGINELPPMDLCMEAIIAGCGFVARSFAGDAKQVRQLLKAAMSFKGTAVIDIISPCVTFNNAEDSTKSYPYGKANEEPLHEIGFVPKYEEIVVDYDPGTVKEVELHDGSVIQLRKLDRDYDPTNKVEALRLLEEAQANREFITGLIYFNEDRPSFPEVMRLPEKPLAELQEEDLRPPKEALEAIMSGLM comes from the coding sequence ATGGAAACCATAACTAAGCCTGGCAGCTCTCCCGGAAGAAAAGTAAACAGGATAGGCTTGGAGAGGACTGATTACAGGGGGGGAGTCTCTACACTTTGCGCAGGTTGTGGGCATGATTCGATATCCAGCCAGATCATGACAGCAGCTTTTGAGCTCTCGCTGAAGCCTGAGCAGATAATCAAGCTGAGTGGTATAGGTTGCTCGAGCAAATCGCCAGCCTACTTCTTAGGTAGATCTCACGGTTTCAATGCCATACATGGGCGTATGCCGGCGGTGGCTACAGGGGCTACTTTAGCTAACAGGAAGTTGCTAGCTATAGGAGTGAGCGGTGATGGTGATACCGGTAGCATAGGTATAGGGCATTTCAAGCACATGGTTCGTCGTAATATCCCACTGGTCTACATAATAGAAAACAACGGCGTCTATGGTTTGACCAAGGGGCAGTTCTCGGCGACAGCGGATATAGGACAGAAACTGAAGCACGCAGGTATTAATGAGCTTCCTCCTATGGATCTATGTATGGAGGCAATAATAGCTGGATGTGGTTTTGTCGCCAGATCGTTTGCCGGTGACGCTAAGCAGGTCCGTCAACTGTTAAAGGCTGCTATGAGCTTCAAGGGTACCGCTGTGATAGATATTATAAGCCCCTGCGTGACCTTTAATAATGCCGAGGACAGTACTAAGAGTTACCCATATGGCAAGGCTAATGAGGAGCCTCTGCATGAGATAGGGTTTGTGCCAAAGTATGAAGAGATAGTTGTGGACTATGACCCTGGCACGGTGAAAGAGGTCGAGTTGCATGATGGCTCTGTAATCCAGCTACGTAAGCTGGATAGAGATTATGATCCTACTAACAAAGTTGAAGCTTTGAGGCTATTGGAGGAAGCCCAGGCAAACAGGGAATTTATAACTGGGCTGATATATTTCAACGAAGATAGACCTTCCTTCCCAGAAGTTATGCGGCTGCCCGAGAAGCCCTTAGCTGAGCTTCAAGAGGAGGATCTGCGCCCACCTAAAGAGGCACTTGAGGCTATTATGTCAGGCTTGATGTAG
- a CDS encoding LLM class flavin-dependent oxidoreductase, with translation MKLGIVFSPASNWQEIFQAALLADKLGLDSVGFWDHYHSMKPEWGYVCGWASYGAIACATERVKLVPMVICNLNYALGVMAKETSMLALISDGRFELGIGAGDYPEEYAAWNLPYPDAEFRIALLRENMLALREVWQGKQVTFNGQKVKLQDATCAPPPSKPPRIIVGAGKSKKLIRSALEYADEINIYADQELVRYTKRVISNSNKPIGLSVYLHFDWDQWPQDISQEIAKWKQVGIDRLFINVGYEWPLQEKVREIASAIID, from the coding sequence ATGAAGTTAGGAATAGTATTTAGTCCTGCTAGTAACTGGCAGGAGATCTTCCAGGCGGCACTCTTAGCAGACAAGTTAGGGCTAGATTCAGTCGGCTTCTGGGACCATTATCACTCCATGAAACCTGAATGGGGATACGTCTGTGGATGGGCTTCCTATGGAGCAATAGCCTGTGCTACTGAGAGGGTCAAACTAGTACCTATGGTTATCTGTAACCTTAACTACGCGCTAGGTGTTATGGCTAAAGAGACATCTATGTTAGCCTTGATTAGCGACGGTAGGTTCGAGCTTGGTATAGGGGCAGGGGATTATCCTGAGGAATATGCTGCTTGGAATCTTCCTTATCCGGATGCGGAGTTTCGCATTGCATTACTAAGAGAGAACATGCTTGCTTTGAGGGAGGTTTGGCAGGGCAAGCAAGTTACGTTTAATGGACAAAAAGTGAAGCTGCAGGATGCTACCTGTGCCCCTCCTCCTTCAAAGCCACCCAGGATCATAGTAGGTGCCGGTAAATCCAAGAAGCTGATACGCTCAGCACTGGAATACGCAGACGAAATCAATATCTATGCGGACCAAGAGCTTGTGAGATATACAAAGCGAGTAATATCCAACTCTAACAAGCCCATAGGTCTTTCTGTCTACCTACACTTTGATTGGGATCAATGGCCCCAGGATATCTCCCAAGAGATAGCTAAATGGAAGCAAGTTGGTATAGACCGACTGTTTATAAACGTCGGCTATGAGTGGCCACTACAAGAAAAGGTCAGAGAAATAGCAAGCGCAATTATAGACTGA
- a CDS encoding MGMT family protein yields the protein MSTPKEAKSFKEIVWKIVSSIPKGKVMTYGQIAALAGYPGSAQVVGWILHYTPPELNIPCQRVVNRFGGLAAGYGWGGVYSHKKDLEKDGVEVREDFTVDLQKYQWFPPQELVDEWLSFKLERLSQDS from the coding sequence ATGAGCACGCCCAAGGAAGCCAAGTCTTTCAAGGAGATCGTCTGGAAGATTGTATCCTCGATTCCCAAGGGCAAGGTAATGACCTATGGACAGATAGCAGCACTAGCAGGCTACCCAGGATCAGCTCAGGTTGTAGGATGGATCCTCCACTATACTCCTCCTGAGCTAAATATCCCTTGCCAGCGGGTGGTCAACAGGTTCGGAGGACTGGCAGCAGGCTACGGATGGGGAGGAGTATATAGTCACAAGAAAGATCTGGAGAAAGATGGTGTAGAAGTTAGAGAGGACTTCACTGTTGATCTTCAGAAGTATCAATGGTTCCCTCCACAAGAGTTAGTAGACGAGTGGCTAAGTTTCAAGCTCGAGCGATTGAGCCAGGATAGCTAG
- a CDS encoding ADP-ribosylglycohydrolase family protein, which produces MSTDQGDLKLLSKARGTLIAAACGDALGGPLELMGKNEIRRNLGQVRDFIGGGWLSLSPGEVTDDTQMMLEVARSIATLGRVDPQDITTRLVEWMNSNPKDIDHTVFESLSLIRDGTPIYEASKLVIEREGFMNGSRGNGCLIPCVPIALLLYKREQALVKQTRSVASITHANPVCQWAAVALNMMISELLRGRFEQVVVRVADKVPQPEISEMLRSIEKKSEDDLDNSGDVLATLESAIWAFGNTSSLEDAIIKAANLGGDADTRAAVTGALAGAHYGIESIPQRWLERLEPAQELIVLAEQIVRTSR; this is translated from the coding sequence ATGAGTACAGACCAAGGAGATCTGAAGCTATTATCCAAGGCTCGTGGTACTCTGATAGCTGCAGCCTGCGGGGATGCTCTTGGGGGACCACTAGAGTTAATGGGTAAAAACGAGATCCGTAGAAACCTAGGGCAGGTAAGAGACTTCATAGGCGGAGGATGGCTCTCGCTTAGCCCAGGAGAGGTTACTGACGATACCCAGATGATGCTGGAGGTTGCTCGCAGCATAGCCACGTTAGGAAGGGTAGACCCGCAGGATATCACAACTCGCTTAGTCGAATGGATGAACTCCAACCCAAAGGATATTGACCACACCGTTTTTGAGTCACTCAGCTTGATCCGAGATGGCACACCTATCTATGAAGCTAGTAAGCTGGTGATTGAACGAGAGGGCTTTATGAATGGCAGCAGAGGAAACGGGTGCCTTATACCATGTGTGCCTATAGCTCTGCTCCTTTACAAACGAGAGCAAGCGCTCGTGAAGCAAACACGTAGTGTAGCTTCCATTACCCACGCTAACCCAGTATGTCAATGGGCGGCTGTAGCGCTAAACATGATGATATCCGAATTACTTAGAGGAAGGTTCGAGCAAGTAGTTGTTCGAGTAGCCGACAAAGTTCCACAGCCTGAAATCAGTGAGATGTTGCGCAGTATAGAGAAGAAGAGCGAAGATGATCTAGATAACTCCGGAGACGTGCTGGCGACTCTCGAGAGCGCTATTTGGGCATTCGGAAATACCAGCAGCCTGGAAGATGCTATCATAAAGGCAGCCAATCTGGGGGGAGATGCGGATACCAGAGCAGCCGTTACAGGAGCGCTTGCTGGCGCTCACTATGGAATAGAATCCATACCTCAAAGATGGCTAGAAAGGCTGGAACCAGCGCAAGAGCTAATAGTCCTTGCAGAACAGATAGTGCGGACAAGCAGGTAA
- a CDS encoding VOC family protein, protein MSIAIHHVQIAIPKGGEDKAREFYSQILLLTEVPKPPTLASRGGIWFSTGNLELHLGIDPNFSPSTKAHVAFLVDDLDGIKHRLLQYGVKVIDDHLLPGFHRFYTEDPFGNRIEILQVQEEKA, encoded by the coding sequence GTGAGTATTGCCATCCATCACGTACAGATAGCTATTCCAAAAGGGGGTGAGGACAAGGCTAGAGAGTTCTATAGCCAGATTCTTCTCCTTACAGAAGTCCCTAAGCCTCCAACACTAGCATCCAGAGGTGGAATATGGTTCTCTACGGGAAACCTAGAACTGCACCTGGGGATAGATCCTAACTTCTCACCATCTACAAAGGCACATGTAGCGTTTTTGGTAGACGATCTTGATGGCATTAAACACAGACTGTTACAGTACGGAGTAAAGGTTATAGATGACCATCTGCTGCCTGGCTTCCACCGCTTCTATACAGAAGATCCCTTTGGAAATCGTATAGAGATACTCCAGGTCCAAGAGGAGAAAGCATGA
- a CDS encoding superoxide dismutase, which translates to MHELPPLPYDYNALEPYIDEQTMRLHHDKHHGTYVNNLNQALEKYPELQNKSAEDLLRDINSIPEDIRTAVRNNGGGHVNHSMFWVIMKPNGGGEPYGPIADAIKQTFGSFEEFKRQFNDAGAKRFGSGWVWLVRTPDGQLQVISTANQDSPLMEGLYPIMGNDVWEHAYYLKYQNRRAEYLEAWWNVVNWDEINRRFEQSSK; encoded by the coding sequence ATGCATGAGTTACCACCACTCCCATATGATTACAATGCCCTTGAGCCCTACATAGATGAGCAGACCATGAGGCTCCACCATGATAAGCACCATGGCACCTATGTAAACAATCTCAATCAGGCATTAGAGAAATATCCAGAGCTACAGAACAAGAGTGCCGAGGACTTGCTTAGGGATATAAACAGCATACCCGAGGATATACGTACGGCTGTGCGCAACAATGGTGGTGGTCACGTCAACCATAGTATGTTCTGGGTAATCATGAAGCCGAATGGTGGCGGGGAGCCTTATGGCCCAATAGCAGACGCTATCAAGCAGACCTTTGGGAGCTTCGAGGAGTTCAAGAGGCAGTTCAACGATGCTGGAGCAAAGAGGTTTGGCAGCGGTTGGGTATGGCTTGTACGCACTCCAGACGGTCAGCTACAGGTAATCAGCACTGCTAACCAGGATAGCCCACTTATGGAAGGTCTTTATCCCATAATGGGCAACGACGTTTGGGAGCACGCTTACTACCTCAAGTATCAAAACCGCAGAGCAGAGTATCTGGAAGCTTGGTGGAACGTCGTCAATTGGGACGAGATCAACCGCCGCTTTGAGCAGTCCAGCAAGTAA